One stretch of Suricata suricatta isolate VVHF042 chromosome 13, meerkat_22Aug2017_6uvM2_HiC, whole genome shotgun sequence DNA includes these proteins:
- the LOC115276635 gene encoding olfactory receptor 13D1-like, whose amino-acid sequence MERTGFTVTEFILVGLSKYPELQLLLFMLCLIMYVIILLGNSLLLVIITLDSRLHTPMYFFLGNLSFLDICYTSSFIPPMLTIFKSGRKSISFMGCALQMVVSLGLGSTECVLLAMMAYDRYVAICNPLRYPIIMHRVLYVHMAAWSWIIGCLNSLVHTVMTMILPFCGNNVIDHITCEILALLKLICSDISMNVFIMTVASAVLLVIPLLLIFISYVFILSSILRINSAEGKKKAFSTCSAHLTVVILFYGSALFMYMKPKSKDTKASDEIIALSYGVVTPMMNPIIYSLRNKEVKEAVKKVLSRHLHLWKI is encoded by the exons ATGGAACGAACTGGGTTCA CTGTGACCGAATTCATTCTGGTGGGACTTTCCAAATACCCAGAGCTCCAGcttcttctgttcatgctctgcctcatCATGTATGTGATAATCCTGCTGGGAAATAGCCTCCTCCTTGTCATCATCACACTGGATTCtcgcctccacacccccatgtacttcttcctcggGAACCTCTCATTCTTGGACATCTGCTACACATCCTCATTCATTCCCCCGATGCTTACCATATTTAAGTCTGGAAGAAAATCTATCTCCTTCATGGGCTGTGCTCTGCAGATGGTTGTCTCCCTTGGGTTGGGCTCCACTGAGTGTGTCCTCTTGGCTATGATGGCCTATGATCgatatgtggccatctgcaacccGCTGAGGTACCCCATCATCATGCACAGGGTGCTCTATGTGCACATGGCTGCTTGGTCCTGGATCATAGGCTGTCTAAACTCCTTAGTGCACACAGTCATGACAATGATATTGCCTTTCTGTGGGAATAATGTCATTGATCATATTACCTGTGAGATCCTGGCCCTTCTTAAACTCATATGTTCAGACATTTCCATGAACGTGTTCATCATGACTGTGGCAAGTGCTGTTTTATTGGTGATTCCTCTgctgttaattttcatttcctatgtttttatCCTCTCTTCCATCCTGAGAATTAATTCTgctgaagggaaaaagaaagctttttctaCCTGTTCTGCCCACCTGACTGTGGTCATCTTATTCTATGGTTCAGCCCTTTTTATGTACATGAAGCCCAAGTCAAAGGACACAAAAGCATCTGATGAGATCATTGCACTGTCTTATGGAGTGGTAACCCCAATGATGAACCCCATCATCTATAGCTTGAGgaataaagaggtgaaagaggCTGTGAAGAAAGTCCTGAGCAGACACCTGCAtctatggaaaatataa